A window of Odocoileus virginianus isolate 20LAN1187 ecotype Illinois chromosome 3, Ovbor_1.2, whole genome shotgun sequence genomic DNA:
taatatatgatatttgtttttgtctttctgagttACTTAATTGTATATAACAGGATCTGAGCTCATCTACTTCACTACAattgactcaaatttgttccttttttggctgagtagtattccatgtaTACATGTACTGATTTtgttatccattcctctgtcgatgagCATTTCaatgtgtatgtgttcagttgcttagtcatgtctgattctttgtgaccccatagactgtagccatcagactcctctgaccatggaaccttttaggcaagaatactggagtgtgttgccacttcctactccaggggatcttcccaaccaaggaacggaacccacgtctcttatgtctcttgtattggcaggttgattctttaccactgtgccacctgggatggacatttagatgtttttctggaactctcttgattttccaatgatccagtgatgaagtgaagtggctcagtcatgtctgactggacatttaggttacttttaagtcctggctattgcaaacagtgctgcagtgaacatttggATGCAAATGTCTTTTTGAAAcatggttttcttcagatatatacccatgaatgggattgctgggtcatacaatACTTCTAGTTTTAGCTTTTCAGGGAACCTTCACACAGTTCATATTGCCTATAtcaatttgtattcccaccaatgGTATAGCaaggttccattttctcctcaccctctctatcatttattgtttgtagacttttgtgatgatagccattccgaccagtgtgaggtgatatctcattgtagctttgatgtgcatttctctaataattagtgatgttgagcattttttcatgtgctttttggccatctgtttgtcttcatttcagaaatgtctatttatgtcttctgaccattttttgattgggttcttttttaattgagctgcatatgctgtttgtatattttggagattaatcccttgcaAACTGCTTtgtgtgtaaatattttctcccattctgagcctggctgttttgttttctttatggtctcCTTTGATattcaaaagttttaaagtttaattagattctatttatttttgtttttattttcattactctagaagaTGAATCTAAAAAGATCTtagtgtgatttatgtcagagagtgttctgcctatgcttccCTCTAAGAttttttatagtatctggccttacatttaagtatttaacctatttatagtttgtttttgtgtatggtgttaggtggtggtggtttagtcgctgagtcatgtctgactcctgtaatcccatggactttagcccacccggctcctctatctatgggattttccaggcaagaatactggatccggttgccatttccttcttcaggggatcttctaggcccagggattgaacacaggtctcctgcattgcaggcaaattctttaccactgagccatctgggaagccatatTTCCAGTATCTACCTTCAAAATAAGAATGCTTGGTGTGTCAAGGTAATGTTTCTAATTACACATGaagatgtccagttttcccagcaccactttttgaagGGACcatcttttatccattgtatattcttgcttcctttttcaTAGATTAGTTTACCAGAAGTGCCTGGTTCAGGCTTTAAATCCTActtcatttatctatatttctgttttgtgatacCACCATACtcctttgattactgtagctttacagtCTACTCTGAAATCAGAGAACCCAATTCCTCtagctactttttttttgtttttgttttctctcttttcttttgaagtaaaaggagtatataggaatgcaagatatttctgtgtattaactttgCATCACCACATTGTTTGATAAACTCTAGTCATTTTCTGGTAGTAGAGTATTATggcatctgcaaacagtgatggttttacttcttttccctaTCTCTTTTTTCCCTTATTGAGCCTGGCTGAAGGCTTGTCAACTTTGGTTATTCTTTACAAAAATCAAGCTcccaattttattgatcttttcaatttTTGGTCTGTATTTCATTTAGTTTCTACCACTATTTCCTTCTACTGACTCTGAGCTTTCTTTGTTCTACTTTTCCTAATTCCTTTGGATGGTAACTTAGGTGATTTATATGAGAATATCCTTCTTCCTTGAGGTACACTTGTGTTGATATTAAAATCACTCTTATAAGTTTTTGCTGTATCCTTTGTATTTTGGAAATTCGTgctctcattttcattctttttgagaaatatttcctgatttcctctttgatttctttattttctcattaggTTTTTAATTATATGCTTTTTAGTTGCCATAGGtttgtgtttttctcattttttttcctatagttgCTTTCTGGTTTCATACCACTGTGCTCCAAAAATGCATAATGCAGTTTCTATACTTTTAAGATTGAGAGACTTGTTACCTGGGTTATCATGTGATCTACCCTAGAGTATACTCCATAAGCactataaaaatgtgtttttttaaaatttaatgttctatatatatttattaagtacaACTATTCTAATGTCATTTAAGACCACTGTTTCCTTAGTGATTTGCTGTCTAGATGATCAGTCCATTGATGAAGATGAGTTgttaacattttctgtttttcttgtattattgttgttttccttcatataaatgaatatttgctTTATCCTGTAGTTTCTCTTATCTTAGGTatacaaagtgaaagtcgctcactctttgcaaccccatgactttacagtccatgaaattctccaagccagaatactggagtgggtagcctttcccttctccaggggatcttcccaacccaaggatcaaacccaggtctcctgaattgcaggcagattctttaccagctgagccacaagggaagccctagatgtATATCgttagcaaatatttttagtATGTACTCCTCTTATGTTGATTCCTTTCATATTATGTAATGCCCTTTGTCTTATGCAATAAAGacaaattttctttaaagtctattttttttggTATGAATATTACAACCCCCCTTTCTTATAATGTTCATATACATAAAATACCTTTTCCATTCCCTTACATTCCATTCCCTTACATTCATTCTTTGTGAAAATTTAGTCTGAAGTTGGTCTCTTGTAtgcagtatatatatgtgtactaagttgctcagtcatatctgactctttgtgaccccatggactgtagcctgccaggctctctggcagtggaattttttaggcaagaatactggagttggtttccacttcctcctctaggtgatcttccgaacccagggattgaactcgcattttccacatttcctgtattggcaggcagtttcttcactactgcaccacctgggaagcccagcatatGGATGGGCTTTGCTTTTTTATCCACTCAGCTACCTTATGTCTCTTTATTGAATCATTTATTCCATTGGcacttaaagtaattattgatatgtatgtactCGCTGAAATTTTATTactcattttccagtttttatagttcttctaaAATCATTCAGGATAATAAATGTCATTTGAGAAAAATCTTTAATTAACCCATGTTGTACCACAAAATTAATCAAAGTTTCCAAATCTTTCTTCTCCAAGGCTGAGAAAAAACTTTGTGAATGTAGGAAAATgcacaaataaaaatggaaaagtagggaaatggacaaaagaaaatgaacaaaaaatcaGCAGATAGAGGGGGAAACTTAAAATAGTGAGTATACAAATTGTCTAAAGTGTTcaaatcaaagaaatggaaatttaaagaaattaatacaaaCAGCAAGTTCAACACCCAGAATCTGATCAAACAAAAGGGATTCCTTGTTTTAAGGTTTTGCATTGTTCTTCAAGGATGATTCTTCAGATCCAgaacaattttcctttttataactgcCATCTGAAAGAATCTTTTCAGAGCgctttttatgtctttatttcttagactatagatgaaggggttcagcatgggtgtgaccacagtgtacatcacTGAGGCTGTTGCACTTGAATGTGAGCTGTGGGCACCAGTAGAACTAAGGTACACTCCTAGGCTTGAACAATAATATAAGAAGACAACTGAGAGGTGCGATACACAGGtggaaaatgctttatatttcCCCTGAGGTGATGAGATTCCACGTATGGAGAACACTATCTTAGAGTAAGAGTAAAGAATACCAGCCAGGGGGCCACCACCCAACAGCACTGATGTAAAATACATAAAGACATCACTAAGAAAAGTGTCACTACAGGCTAGTAGTACAACCTGTTTGATTTCACAGAAAAAGTGGGGGATTTCCAAGTCTGTACAGAAGGACAGCTGTAGCACCAGTAAGCTTTCTAATAAGGAAAACAGGGCACTAACGAGCCAGCACACCAACACCAGCAGTCCACAGAGTCGGGGGTTCATGATGACTGTGTAGTGcagggggtggcagatggccaagaagcggtcataggccatcacggtCAGCAGAAAATCATCCAATGCTGCAAACAGCATGTAAAAATACATCTGGGTGATGCACCCTCCATAGGATATAACTTTGCTCTGGATCTGTATA
This region includes:
- the LOC110142621 gene encoding olfactory receptor 7A17-like; translation: MVSGNDTQNSGFLLQGLSVEPELQSFIFGMFLSMYLITVFGNLLIILAVSSDSHLHTPMYFFISNLSFIDICFTTTTILKMLINIQIQSKVISYGGCITQMYFYMLFAALDDFLLTVMAYDRFLAICHPLHYTVIMNPRLCGLLVLVCWLVSALFSLLESLLVLQLSFCTDLEIPHFFCEIKQVVLLACSDTFLSDVFMYFTSVLLGGGPLAGILYSYSKIVFSIRGISSPQGKYKAFSTCVSHLSVVFLYYCSSLGVYLSSTGAHSSHSSATASVMYTVVTPMLNPFIYSLRNKDIKSALKRFFQMAVIKRKIVLDLKNHP